The following coding sequences are from one Rutidosis leptorrhynchoides isolate AG116_Rl617_1_P2 chromosome 11, CSIRO_AGI_Rlap_v1, whole genome shotgun sequence window:
- the LOC139876175 gene encoding uncharacterized mitochondrial protein AtMg00810-like, giving the protein MQEEIDALEKNETWELVKKPEACKPVTRKWVYRLKKNLDGTITRFKARLKESGIHVLVLLYVDDMIITGGNESEISRLSGDLSVRFEMKNLGEIRCFLSLEVDKLENGYFISQKGYARSLLERFNMGESKPMSTPMEPNLKMKKDQGKELKDVKLFRQTVGSLIYLTITKPKIAYSVNIVSQFMQCPTNVHLDAAKRILRYVKGSMGHGLWYKKCNDVLLNGFVDADWMGDANDRHSTSGYCFNMGSTIISWCSKKQDVVALSSTEAKYIAQLWQLQSVLG; this is encoded by the exons atgcaagaggagattgATGCATTGGAAAAGAATGAAACTTGGGAGCTTGTCAAGAAACCGGAAGCATGTAAACCGGTTACTCGCAAATGGGTGtaccgtttgaagaagaacttGGATGGAACCATTACTAGGTTCAAGGCTCGTTTG AAAGAATCGGGTATTCATGTCTTAGTAttactatatgttgatgacatgattatcaccGGAGGAAACGAGTCAGAAATCTCTCGTTTAAGTGGGGATCTTTCAGTTCGTTTTGAAATGAAGAATCTGGGGGAGATTAGATGTTTTCTTAGCTTGGAAGTTgataaattagaaaacgggtaCTTTATCTCTCAAAAGGGTTATGCAAGAAGTCTCTTGGAACGTTTCAACATGGGGGAGTCAAAGCCCATGTCTACTCCAatggaaccaaacctcaaaatgaagAAGGATCAAGGAAAAGAGCTCAAGGATGTAAAGTTGTTTAGACAAACGGTTGGAAGTTTGATTTATCTAACCATCACAAAGCCGAAAATTGCTTATTCGGTTAACATTGTTTCACAATTTATGCAATGTCCaactaatgttcatcttgatgCAGCTAAAAGGATACTTCGTTATGTGAAAGGATCAATGGGCCATGGCTTGTGGTATAAGAAGTGTAATGATGTTTTGTTAAATGGTTTCGTAGATGCAGATTGGATGGGAGACGCAAATGATCGCCATTCAACTTCGGGTTACTGTTTTAACATGGGTTCCACGATTATTTCATGGTGTAGCAAGaagcaagatgttgttgctttGTCTAGCACGGAAGCGAAATACATAGCGCAACTATGGCAGCTCCAGAGTGTACTTGGCTAA
- the LOC139876176 gene encoding uncharacterized protein gives MTVELSEVFLYCQSAYELWKEIAQRYGQSNGPLLYQLKKELNSISQGNLLIASYFNKMKKYWDELHSLIGVPAYDCGKMRECTCGIAEKILAIENSDKLMQFLMNLNDDYESVRSQIISMDPLPTVNKAYYIVQQVEKQKQVTTHVAEPTAFFASNNRSFTANKKVYPDKRTNNKGDKSYCTFCSEEGHLEEQCFEKVGYLDWYKGKRNKKKPARLAAQVNFDQYMSKDTPFDIAYENEVNNERKGELDQRLVAAVCQEMMKLFQGKGVAENTPGMNHAEGTNENNGGMVNGMEKLIGNNYKYWKMCMEAFFQGHDLWELVTGGDAIIPVETLENVESRRKWKRRTSRKVLLAKKKKKSKLVTKVTMRRNHLHVTSAGRLVIKRYYRSKVTKANVACSSNDDDEVKWEQCFTIDTVVKKNQWIVDSGCSHHVTGDGTLLHDVKDHNQNRVVITADNSTHQVKKEGCYSNVIIDVNIDTFTLEDVYLVPKLTKNLVSKGSLFVLSAGEAYVKKTSQTDNGAIWHARLGHGCQYGKSHRLPYKKSTNRKQGLLDLIHTDLMGPTRTPSYSGHCYIMVLIDDHSRFTWVKLLKEKREALSKFIEFKEAVESKFERKVKALRSDNGGEFMSNDFFTYCKTNSISRQMTCPNTPQQNGVSERKIAYRVSICLSWLHDKGLPRELWAEALQYACHASNQLPSWPGTQKSSFGLAYGEKPNVSYFRVFGSICYVHVPKANRTKLDPKAQKCIFVGYDSYKKG, from the exons ATGACAGTAGAACTTTCTGAAGTGTTCTTGTATTGTCAATCTGCTTATGAACTATGGAAGGAAATAGCTCAAAGGTATGGCCAAAGTAATGGTCCATTACTTTATCAATTGAAGAAAGAATTGAATAGTATCAGTCAAGGTAATCTTTTAATTGCCTCTTATTTCAATAAGATGAAGAAGTATTGGGATGAATTACATAGTTTAATTGGTGTGCCTGCTTATGATTGTGGTAAAATGAGGGAATGTACGTGTGGTATTGCTGAAAAAATTTTGGCTATTGAAAATAGTGATAAGTTGATGCAGTTCTTAATGAATCTAAATGATGATTATGAATCTGTTAGAAGCCAAATTATCTCCATGGATCCTTTACCAACAGTCAATAAGGCATACTACATAGTGCAACAAGTTGAGAAACAGAAGCAAGTGACTACACATGTTGCAGAACCTACTGCATTTTTTGCAAGCAACAACAGAAGCTTTACTGCAAACAAGAAGGTTTATCCAGATAAAAGGACTAATAACAAAGGAGATAAAAGCTATTGTACCTTTTGCAGCGAAGAAGGACATTTGGAAGAACAGTGCTTTGAGAAAGTAGGGTATCTAGACTGGTACAAGGGGAAAAGGAACAAAAAGAAACCTGCAAGATTGGCtgcacaagttaactttgatcagtACATGAGTAAAGACACACCATTTGACATAGCTTATGAAAATGAAGTTAACAATGAAAGGAAAGGTGAGCTTGATCAAAGGTTGGTTGCAGCTGTTTGTCAAGAAATGATGAAGCTGTTTCAAGGTAAAGGAGTTGCTGAGAATACTCCTGGCATGAATCATGCAG AAGGCACAAATGAAAACAATGGTGGTATGGTCAATGGAATGGAGAAACTTATAGGCAACAACTACAAGTATTGGAAGATGTGTATGGAGGCTTTTTTTCAAGGTCATGATCTATGGGAACTTGTGACCGGAGGCGATGCCATAATTCCCGTAGAAACTCTAGAGAATGTAGAGTCAAGAAGAAAATGGAAG AGAAGAACTTCAAGAAAGGTTCTTCtagcaaagaaaaagaagaagagcaaACTAGTTACAAAAGTAACTATGAGAAGAAACCACCTACATGTTACAAGTGCGGGAAGGTTGGTCATCAAGAGATATTATCGTTCTAAAGTCACAAAAGCAAACGTGGCTTGTTCAAGCAACGATGATGATGAAGTTAAATGGGAGCAATGTTTTACCATTGATACGGTTGTCAAGAAGAATCAATGGATTGTCGATTCGGGTTGCTCTCATCATGTGACCGGTGATGGAACTCTCCTTCATGACGTTAAAGATCACAATCAAAATCGAGTTGTAATCACGGCCGACAACTCAACTCATCAGGTTAAAAAGGAAG ggtgttacagtaatgttattattgatgttaatattGATACATTTACTTTGGAAGATGTTTATCTTGTTCCTAAATTAACCAAGAATCTAGTTTCG AAAGGTTCTTTGTTTGTGTTGTCTGCGGGTGAGGCTTATGTGAAGAAAACAAGTCAAACTGATAACGGAGCTATTTGGCATGCAAGACTAGGCCAT GGGTGTCAATATGGAAAGTCACACCGACTtccatataagaagtcaacaaatCGAAAACAAGGTTTGCTTGACTTGATTCATACGGACTTGATGGGGCCAACAAGAACACCAAGTTATAGTGGTCATTGCTATATCATGGTGTTAATCGATGACCATTCTCGGTTCACTTGGGTAAAACTTCTAAAGGAGAAACGTGAAGCCTTATCAAAGTTCATAGAGTTCAAAGAAGCTGTAGAATCCAAATTTGAGAGAAAGGTAAAAGCTCTTAGGAGTGATAACGGTGGAGAATTCATGTCAAATGATTTCTTTACATATTGTAAAACAAACAGTATCTCTCGTCAAATGACTTGTCCAaatactcctcaacaaaatggtgtttcgGAAAGGAAGATTGCTTACCGtgtttcaatatgcttatcttGGTTGCATGACAAAGGATTGCCTAGGGAGCTATGGGCGGAAGCACTTCAATATGCTTGTCATGCGTCTAATCAGTTACCATCTTGGCCAGGTACACAAAAATCATCTTTTGGGCTAGCTTATGGTGAAAAGCCTAATGTAAGCTATTTTAGAGTGtttggttctatttgttatgttcatGTTCCAAAAGCTAACCGAACCAAACTTGACCCAAAAGCTCAAAAGTGTATTTTTGTTGGTTATGATTCTTACAAGAAAGGTTAG